One part of the Patescibacteria group bacterium genome encodes these proteins:
- the rpsI gene encoding 30S ribosomal protein S9: MPKKIEKKFYSGTGKRKRAVAAVWLYDKKGDITINGKPVEECFKTEKEKLVWVKPFHTVGVAHPTAKFSATVKLFGGGKTSQVEALALGISKALISYNEEFRAKLRNAGLLTRDSRAVESKKYYKRKARKKQQYSKR; this comes from the coding sequence ATGCCTAAAAAAATAGAAAAAAAATTTTATAGCGGAACAGGAAAAAGAAAAAGAGCGGTTGCGGCGGTGTGGCTTTACGACAAAAAAGGAGATATAACAATAAACGGAAAACCTGTGGAAGAATGTTTTAAAACAGAAAAGGAAAAGTTGGTTTGGGTAAAACCCTTTCATACTGTTGGAGTTGCCCACCCTACCGCTAAATTCAGCGCCACGGTAAAACTTTTTGGAGGCGGAAAAACCTCGCAAGTAGAGGCTTTGGCTTTGGGTATTTCTAAAGCTTTAATTTCCTACAATGAAGAATTTAGGGCAAAGCTTAGAAACGCAGGTCTCTTAACAAGGGATTCCCGTGCGGTTGAGAGCAAAAAGTATTACAAACGCAAGGCGCGCAAAAAACAACAGTATTCAAAGAGGTAA
- a CDS encoding AbrB/MazE/SpoVT family DNA-binding domain-containing protein encodes MKEYITTVTQKGQVTIPKILRDAVGIETYKKVSVKSKGKYIFIYPNKDILDIAGKIKTQNKKPALLAREYLEKGYERN; translated from the coding sequence ATGAAAGAGTACATTACTACAGTAACTCAAAAAGGGCAGGTTACCATTCCTAAAATTTTAAGGGACGCTGTTGGAATTGAAACATATAAAAAAGTTTCTGTTAAGTCCAAAGGTAAATATATTTTTATTTACCCTAATAAAGATATATTGGATATTGCGGGAAAAATTAAAACGCAAAATAAAAAACCCGCGTTATTGGCAAGGGAATATTTAGAGAAAGGATATGAAAGAAATTAA
- a CDS encoding DNA adenine methylase: protein MPNFNDINLADWKNTEIWTDSLWIIPERDKSGKHDGFYHGNFVPQIPRQLILRYTKKNDVVFDPFVGSGTTAYEAESLGRNFVGVDIQPELINHIKNKVDNKSYFAELISGDSADKNTFFGIAQVLNKKQRTKVQLAILHPPYADIIKFSNLKDDLSNAKSLKEFLEKFSLVLKNTIEILDDDRYLAIVIGDKYTQSKWVPLGFYCLDEAKKLGLTLKSIIIKNMSGNRAKQNKEAIWRYRALSSDYYIFKHEYILIFKK from the coding sequence ATGCCAAACTTCAATGATATAAATTTAGCGGATTGGAAAAATACCGAAATTTGGACGGATAGTTTATGGATTATACCGGAACGAGATAAATCAGGAAAACACGACGGCTTTTATCATGGCAATTTTGTCCCGCAAATTCCTCGTCAATTAATTTTACGGTACACAAAGAAAAACGATGTTGTTTTTGATCCATTTGTCGGAAGTGGAACGACCGCGTATGAGGCCGAAAGTTTGGGCAGAAATTTTGTTGGTGTTGATATCCAACCGGAACTTATAAATCACATTAAAAACAAGGTAGATAACAAAAGTTACTTTGCAGAACTTATTTCTGGAGATAGTGCTGACAAAAATACTTTTTTTGGCATAGCCCAAGTATTAAATAAAAAGCAAAGGACAAAGGTGCAATTAGCAATTTTGCACCCCCCCTATGCTGATATTATTAAATTTAGCAACTTGAAAGATGATCTATCAAATGCCAAATCACTTAAAGAGTTCTTAGAAAAGTTTTCACTGGTTTTGAAAAACACCATTGAAATTTTAGATGACGACAGGTATTTGGCAATCGTTATTGGTGATAAATATACACAAAGTAAATGGGTCCCATTAGGATTTTATTGCTTAGATGAAGCTAAAAAGTTGGGGCTTACGCTAAAAAGTATTATAATTAAAAATATGAGCGGTAATAGAGCTAAACAAAATAAAGAGGCAATATGGAGATATAGAGCATTATCCAGCGATTATTATATTTTTAAGCACGAGTATATTTTAATTTTCAAAAAATAA
- the rmuC gene encoding DNA recombination protein RmuC, translating into MPVETILLTIISLINLALLFYLTTKKKDGYSVEQSLSNLEKLQERTEKTVRDEIKLNRTESSDNEKRIREEISNLFKGLGDIIEKRLETIQKDNSEKLEKMRATVDEKLHETLEKRLGEKFKLVSNQLEQVYKGLGEMQTLASGVGDLKKVLSNIKTRGVWGEVQLENLLSQILTSDQYEKNVATKKGSNERVEFAIKMPGRGEENSFVYLPIDAKFPLEDYQKIQVAKDKADIFLIEQLTKALENRIKEEAKTIKEKYIDPPHTTDYGILYLPTEGLFAEVLSIAGLADKIQRVYRVSVAGPTTISAMLNSLQMGFRTLAIEKRTSIVWELLGSIKTEFGIFADLLDKTHKKLEEASHTIESASSKSRTIERKLNKVQNLPESSPNKNLPTP; encoded by the coding sequence ATGCCGGTAGAAACAATCCTATTAACAATCATAAGCCTTATTAATCTAGCGCTTCTGTTTTATCTAACAACTAAAAAAAAGGACGGGTATAGCGTTGAGCAAAGTTTATCCAATTTAGAAAAACTTCAGGAAAGAACCGAAAAAACCGTTAGGGATGAAATAAAACTAAACAGAACAGAATCTTCGGACAATGAAAAGAGAATCAGGGAAGAAATCTCAAACCTATTCAAAGGCTTGGGGGATATTATAGAAAAAAGACTTGAGACTATACAAAAAGACAACAGCGAAAAGCTTGAAAAAATGCGCGCCACCGTGGACGAGAAACTGCACGAAACTCTGGAGAAACGGCTTGGCGAAAAATTTAAACTTGTAAGTAACCAACTGGAACAAGTCTATAAAGGTCTTGGGGAAATGCAAACTTTGGCATCAGGCGTGGGCGATTTAAAAAAGGTTTTGTCCAATATAAAAACCAGAGGAGTTTGGGGCGAAGTGCAATTAGAAAATTTGTTGTCCCAGATATTAACCTCCGACCAATACGAAAAGAATGTCGCCACTAAAAAAGGTAGTAACGAAAGAGTGGAATTCGCCATAAAAATGCCGGGAAGAGGTGAAGAAAATTCCTTCGTATATCTCCCAATAGACGCTAAATTTCCGCTGGAAGATTACCAAAAAATCCAAGTGGCAAAAGATAAAGCGGATATTTTCCTTATAGAACAACTAACCAAAGCCTTAGAAAATAGAATAAAAGAAGAAGCCAAAACCATTAAAGAAAAATACATAGACCCCCCGCATACTACGGATTATGGTATTTTGTATCTTCCAACCGAAGGACTTTTTGCCGAAGTATTAAGTATCGCAGGGCTCGCCGACAAAATTCAAAGAGTGTACCGCGTGTCTGTTGCGGGACCAACCACCATATCAGCAATGTTGAACAGTTTGCAAATGGGGTTTAGAACTTTGGCAATTGAAAAAAGGACAAGTATTGTTTGGGAACTTTTAGGTTCAATTAAAACCGAGTTTGGGATTTTTGCCGACCTTTTGGACAAAACGCATAAAAAATTGGAAGAAGCCTCCCATACCATAGAATCCGCCAGCTCAAAGTCAAGGACAATAGAACGAAAACTAAATAAAGTCCAAAACCTCCCTGAAAGCTCTCCCAACAAAAACCTCCCCACACCCTAG
- a CDS encoding DNA adenine methylase: MNYIGSKLSLLEFLEDSINKVVDKNCATFCDLFAGTGIVGSYFKKRGYKIIANDIQYYSYVLNRHYIGNHKELFFSKLGKKIPELKNIEIKNRKRFVCDYLSLLKGKKGFIYKNYCLGGTKDEKEQRQYFSDKNGMLCDDIRQKIENWKKEKRISENEYYFLIASLVESVDKHANTASVYGAFLKKLKRTAQNTLVLKPAELIINDRKHKVFNEDVNIVAEKVNGDIVYLDPPYNHRQYATNYHLLETIARYDNPEIHGKTGLRSYQNQKSLYCSVPQVKKTFEDLILKVKAKYIFLSYNNEGLMTLDDIKEIMSLRGKYGNFTKEYNRFKADKSENRDYTANKTIEYLHYVVCN, from the coding sequence ATGAATTATATCGGCAGTAAATTATCATTGTTAGAATTTTTGGAAGATTCAATAAACAAAGTAGTAGATAAAAACTGTGCTACTTTTTGTGACCTGTTTGCGGGAACAGGAATCGTTGGAAGTTATTTCAAGAAAAGGGGTTATAAAATAATCGCAAATGACATTCAATATTACAGTTATGTTTTAAATAGACACTACATCGGCAATCACAAAGAGTTGTTTTTTTCAAAACTCGGAAAGAAAATTCCCGAATTAAAAAATATTGAAATAAAGAATCGGAAAAGATTTGTTTGTGATTATCTTTCACTCTTAAAAGGCAAGAAAGGATTTATTTACAAAAATTACTGCCTTGGAGGGACAAAAGATGAAAAAGAGCAACGGCAATATTTCTCTGATAAAAACGGAATGTTGTGTGATGACATCCGCCAAAAAATTGAAAACTGGAAAAAAGAAAAGCGGATTTCCGAAAACGAATACTATTTTTTGATTGCAAGTTTGGTGGAGTCAGTGGATAAACACGCAAACACAGCTTCTGTTTACGGGGCCTTCCTAAAAAAACTAAAGAGGACTGCTCAAAATACTTTGGTTTTGAAACCAGCTGAACTAATAATCAATGACAGAAAACACAAGGTTTTTAATGAGGATGTAAATATTGTGGCTGAAAAAGTTAACGGGGACATTGTGTATTTGGACCCTCCCTATAATCATAGACAATATGCTACAAATTATCACCTGCTCGAAACTATTGCAAGATATGACAATCCCGAAATTCACGGAAAAACAGGATTGCGTAGCTACCAAAATCAAAAATCGCTTTACTGTTCGGTACCCCAAGTTAAAAAAACATTTGAAGATTTGATTTTAAAGGTAAAAGCAAAATACATTTTTTTGAGCTATAACAACGAGGGTTTGATGACTTTGGACGATATTAAGGAAATAATGAGCCTGCGGGGCAAATATGGAAATTTTACGAAAGAATATAACAGGTTTAAAGCCGATAAGTCAGAAAATAGAGACTACACAGCAAACAAAACAATCGAATATTTACATTATGTAGTTTGCAATTAA
- a CDS encoding PIN domain-containing protein has translation MKEINTYFIDTNVFLRTLIKEDKNTFNDCLAFFEKVKNNKCKAVTASIVIAEVVWTLLSFYKVSKSEVIMAVNSIKNMRGLSIIDGYDIKTALQLFEDNNVKFIDCMIASTKSVSKDKITIVSFDKDFDKLGIARKEPKQIASVLSL, from the coding sequence ATGAAAGAAATTAATACATACTTTATTGACACCAATGTTTTTTTAAGAACCCTTATAAAGGAAGATAAGAACACTTTTAATGATTGTTTAGCCTTTTTTGAGAAAGTTAAAAACAACAAATGCAAAGCGGTGACGGCAAGTATTGTTATTGCGGAGGTTGTATGGACGCTTTTATCTTTTTACAAAGTTTCCAAATCCGAAGTGATTATGGCGGTTAATTCAATTAAAAATATGCGGGGGTTATCCATCATAGACGGTTATGATATAAAAACCGCTTTACAACTATTTGAGGATAACAATGTAAAATTTATTGATTGTATGATAGCGTCCACAAAAAGTGTTTCTAAAGACAAAATAACAATAGTTTCGTTTGACAAGGATTTTGATAAATTAGGAATTGCCAGAAAAGAACCGAAACAGATAGCTTCTGTTTTATCTCTATAA
- a CDS encoding UvrD-helicase domain-containing protein: MDNILNSLNEEQKKAVMYFNGPALIVAGPGSGKTRVLTHKIAYLINTLNIPSYNILGITFTNKAANEIKERTFNLVNGGIKIPWLGTFHSVCSRILRRDGQFVGLSPNYVIYDSSDQKSLVWGLIKKLSPPKKISPDAVAGAISSAKSELVSFLDYEKLAYGFFQEQVAKIYPQYQKKLEENNAVDFDDLIAKTVELFRKYPDILNKYSEIFKYILIDEYQDTNHSQYVFSKLLAKKHNQLYVVGDMSQSIYSFRGADFRNILNFKKDYPHARIFNLAQNYRSTKVILEAATNLIKNNNTHIPLELWTRNSTGDLISLYEANDEKEEILYVGLNILEKTTKNLFSFKDFAVLYRTNAQSRVVEEQFIKLGIPYRLVGGVRFYDRKEIKDALSFLRVLHNPKDTVSWERIINVPPRGIGKKALEGFKKVNWDLDFIQNKSKLPIFELMTAKDTLSVVELLDTVLQKTGYIEYLKDGSEENLARLENLEELKSVAGQFLTLGDFLENVSLVESLDAISKDADAVTLMTLHSAKGLEFREVFIVGMEEGLFPHSRSLFSKEELEEERRLCYVGVTRAKEKLHLTYTRRRLYLGSSGSSVVSRFVSEIPQELLLYNTRSGMQTIHTPHGLEKYLDDLDDERLFN; this comes from the coding sequence ATGGATAATATCCTAAACTCTCTTAACGAGGAACAAAAGAAGGCAGTGATGTATTTTAACGGCCCCGCCCTCATTGTGGCGGGACCGGGAAGCGGCAAAACTAGAGTTTTAACTCATAAAATAGCGTATCTTATAAATACTCTTAATATTCCGTCTTACAATATCTTGGGCATTACTTTTACCAATAAAGCGGCAAACGAAATTAAAGAAAGAACTTTTAACCTTGTAAATGGAGGCATTAAAATCCCGTGGCTGGGTACTTTTCATAGCGTTTGCTCGCGCATTTTGCGAAGAGACGGTCAATTTGTGGGTCTTTCCCCCAATTATGTTATATATGATTCTTCTGACCAAAAATCTTTAGTTTGGGGTTTAATAAAAAAGCTTAGCCCTCCTAAAAAAATAAGCCCCGACGCGGTGGCGGGGGCTATTTCAAGCGCAAAAAGCGAGCTGGTTTCTTTTTTGGATTACGAAAAACTCGCTTACGGTTTTTTTCAAGAACAAGTTGCCAAAATTTACCCCCAATATCAAAAAAAACTTGAAGAAAACAACGCCGTGGATTTTGACGATTTAATAGCAAAAACAGTAGAACTTTTTAGAAAATACCCCGATATATTAAACAAATACTCCGAGATTTTTAAATATATTTTAATTGACGAGTATCAAGATACTAATCATTCCCAGTATGTTTTTTCAAAGTTATTGGCAAAAAAGCATAACCAGCTTTATGTGGTGGGGGATATGAGCCAATCCATTTACTCTTTTAGGGGAGCGGATTTTAGAAACATTTTAAATTTTAAAAAAGATTATCCACACGCTAGAATTTTTAATCTTGCCCAAAACTATAGAAGCACTAAAGTAATTTTGGAGGCGGCTACAAATTTAATTAAAAACAATAACACCCATATCCCTTTAGAACTTTGGACTAGAAATTCTACCGGGGATTTAATTTCTTTATACGAAGCAAACGATGAAAAAGAAGAAATTTTGTATGTTGGTCTTAATATTTTAGAAAAGACCACAAAAAATCTTTTTTCTTTTAAAGATTTTGCTGTTTTGTACAGAACTAACGCTCAATCAAGAGTAGTGGAGGAACAATTTATAAAGCTAGGTATTCCTTACCGACTTGTTGGGGGAGTTCGCTTTTATGATAGGAAAGAAATTAAAGACGCCCTTTCCTTTTTAAGAGTCTTGCATAATCCAAAAGACACAGTTTCGTGGGAGAGGATAATAAATGTTCCCCCAAGAGGTATTGGAAAAAAGGCGTTAGAAGGGTTTAAAAAGGTTAATTGGGATTTGGATTTCATCCAAAATAAATCCAAGCTACCCATTTTTGAACTTATGACAGCAAAAGATACCCTTTCGGTGGTTGAACTTTTAGATACGGTTTTGCAAAAAACGGGTTACATAGAATATCTTAAAGACGGTTCCGAAGAAAACCTCGCGCGGTTGGAAAACTTGGAAGAATTAAAGTCGGTAGCTGGGCAGTTTTTAACTTTGGGAGATTTTTTGGAAAATGTTTCTTTGGTGGAATCTTTAGATGCTATTTCTAAAGACGCGGATGCCGTAACTTTAATGACCCTCCATAGCGCCAAAGGTTTGGAGTTTAGGGAGGTGTTTATTGTGGGTATGGAGGAAGGGCTTTTTCCTCATTCCCGAAGCCTTTTTAGCAAAGAAGAGTTGGAGGAGGAACGGAGACTTTGTTATGTGGGAGTAACAAGAGCAAAAGAGAAATTGCATTTAACTTATACTAGACGGAGGTTATACCTCGGTTCATCGGGCAGTAGCGTGGTATCCAGATTTGTATCAGAAATCCCGCAGGAATTACTGCTTTACAATACCAGAAGCGGGATGCAAACTATTCACACCCCCCATGGGTTAGAAAAATATCTAGACGATTTAGATGATGAACGATTATTTAACTAA
- a CDS encoding DNA adenine methylase, whose amino-acid sequence MLLSQQAQTTLFGETIKSHKLPKTQYLGSKERLVRWIFENAPKEIESFLDAFSGTSVVGYYFKNKGKKVIVNDFLKFNFHIGKALIENKDITLNDNDIDLLFSQNKKSDSLIEDTFTDVFFERDQARFLDNFRSNINLLDNEYKKSLALATMSRSLTRKILLGHFAHLSALRYSKDPLRVKRNPTIARPLKDLFLELVPEYNNAVFDNEKDNEVYCEDTIQLIPKLKNIDLVYFDPPYYGCHPDYQAFYHFLETFVEYWKDKEFINGTKQYFPKKESGFVRKEETIDSFKKLFSVSAHIPFWLISYNSESYPGKETIVDLISQHKKVKVFEHEYQNHYGGKGSKKGTKEYLFYCYE is encoded by the coding sequence ATGCTTTTATCACAACAAGCACAAACAACATTATTCGGGGAAACGATTAAATCGCACAAATTGCCGAAGACACAATATCTTGGCAGTAAAGAGCGTTTAGTAAGATGGATTTTTGAAAATGCCCCAAAAGAAATAGAGAGTTTTTTGGATGCATTCAGCGGCACTTCGGTTGTTGGTTACTATTTTAAGAACAAAGGTAAAAAAGTTATTGTAAATGATTTCTTAAAATTCAATTTTCATATTGGCAAGGCACTCATTGAAAATAAGGACATTACTCTTAACGACAACGATATTGACTTGCTCTTTTCACAAAATAAAAAGTCAGACTCTCTTATCGAAGATACTTTTACTGATGTTTTCTTTGAACGAGATCAAGCTCGTTTTCTTGATAATTTCAGATCAAATATCAATTTGCTTGATAACGAGTATAAAAAATCACTTGCTCTCGCGACAATGAGCAGGTCTTTAACCAGAAAAATTTTACTCGGACACTTTGCTCATTTAAGTGCTTTGCGTTACAGCAAAGACCCGCTACGAGTGAAAAGGAATCCTACTATAGCCCGCCCTCTTAAAGATTTATTTCTCGAATTGGTTCCGGAATATAATAATGCAGTTTTTGATAACGAAAAAGACAACGAAGTTTACTGCGAAGATACAATCCAACTAATCCCAAAACTGAAAAATATCGATTTGGTTTATTTTGACCCGCCTTATTACGGTTGCCACCCAGATTATCAGGCCTTTTATCATTTTCTAGAAACCTTTGTGGAATATTGGAAAGACAAGGAATTTATCAATGGAACAAAACAGTATTTTCCTAAAAAAGAAAGCGGTTTTGTACGCAAAGAAGAAACTATCGATTCTTTCAAAAAACTTTTTTCCGTAAGCGCACATATTCCTTTTTGGCTTATTTCTTACAACAGCGAAAGCTATCCCGGAAAAGAGACTATTGTTGATTTGATTAGTCAGCACAAAAAGGTAAAAGTTTTTGAGCACGAATATCAAAATCATTATGGTGGTAAGGGCTCAAAAAAAGGAACAAAAGAATATTTATTTTATTGCTATGAATAA
- a CDS encoding 3D domain-containing protein: MLDTKRELPKNEVITIGTKIVWRKINSLGEKNVEDNEISYWRKISNVWATSYDKSCYGCNEYTALGAKLDYGVCAVDPQTIKLYTTIYVPGYGICQALDVGGAIKGAKIDVGFYDLHAQSAEVGWRGSHFTAIYLLDNEDANLTLLR; this comes from the coding sequence TTGTTAGACACCAAACGGGAGTTACCTAAAAACGAGGTTATAACTATTGGAACCAAAATTGTATGGAGAAAAATAAATTCTCTGGGAGAAAAGAATGTGGAGGATAACGAAATTTCGTACTGGCGGAAAATCTCTAATGTATGGGCAACTAGTTATGATAAAAGTTGTTACGGGTGCAATGAATACACGGCGTTAGGAGCAAAACTTGATTATGGGGTTTGCGCGGTGGACCCTCAAACTATCAAACTTTACACCACTATATATGTCCCGGGTTATGGTATTTGCCAAGCTTTAGATGTGGGGGGCGCTATAAAGGGGGCAAAAATAGATGTGGGGTTTTACGATTTACATGCGCAATCCGCTGAAGTAGGTTGGAGGGGTTCTCACTTTACCGCTATTTACCTTTTGGATAACGAGGATGCCAATCTTACACTTCTACGGTAA
- a CDS encoding M20/M25/M40 family metallo-hydrolase, with amino-acid sequence MDNITKQIIEFTQKLVAMPSQNFIDSESGIANLVFDKLKSFGFKPEIIGPKEHPSVICHIKKENPSKTIWLESCLDTVPAGDVEKWEHPPFEAKIIDNKMYGRGTADSKIAIALFCHLVKELSEDKNFNASFFLGFDADEQTGNFTGVKEVIKHAPKADTCILGYQGINEISIGARGWLRIKITILGKSAHTGSRTNKGINAIHAMGKVINVITSLNLDQKTEPFFEFGSSLNISQINGGVAINIVPDKCEANIDIRLLPSQTKDEVLDIIKAKLDELKVQHNLEILQHEQAYLTDSKNSFVQILKNTASEVLDQEISLVASGQGSIGNVISKLNIPIINAFGVDSNNVHAPNEWINIDTIPKIFEIYRKSLIEFSKI; translated from the coding sequence ATGGATAATATTACTAAACAAATTATTGAATTTACGCAAAAATTGGTTGCGATGCCGTCGCAGAATTTTATTGATTCGGAAAGCGGCATTGCTAATTTGGTTTTTGACAAGCTGAAAAGTTTTGGTTTTAAGCCCGAAATTATTGGACCAAAAGAGCACCCGTCTGTTATCTGTCATATTAAAAAAGAAAACCCATCTAAAACAATTTGGCTTGAAAGTTGTTTGGATACTGTTCCGGCTGGCGATGTCGAAAAATGGGAACATCCGCCTTTTGAGGCAAAAATCATCGACAACAAAATGTATGGCCGAGGCACGGCAGATTCAAAAATTGCAATCGCTTTATTTTGTCATCTCGTAAAAGAACTGTCCGAAGATAAAAATTTTAATGCCTCGTTTTTTCTTGGCTTTGACGCAGATGAACAAACAGGAAATTTTACTGGAGTTAAAGAAGTTATTAAACATGCACCGAAAGCCGATACTTGTATTCTCGGCTATCAAGGAATAAATGAAATCTCAATCGGTGCTCGTGGTTGGCTACGAATCAAAATTACTATTCTTGGCAAATCGGCACACACAGGAAGCAGAACGAATAAAGGAATAAACGCAATTCATGCAATGGGTAAAGTTATCAATGTAATAACTTCTCTAAATCTTGACCAAAAAACGGAACCGTTTTTTGAATTTGGCTCATCGCTCAATATTTCTCAAATCAACGGCGGGGTGGCAATCAATATTGTGCCGGATAAGTGCGAAGCAAATATAGATATTCGTTTACTTCCGTCGCAAACAAAAGACGAAGTTTTGGACATAATAAAAGCAAAGCTGGATGAGTTAAAAGTCCAGCATAATTTAGAAATTTTACAGCATGAACAGGCATATCTAACCGATTCCAAAAATTCTTTCGTACAAATTTTGAAAAATACTGCAAGCGAAGTTTTAGACCAAGAAATTTCGCTTGTCGCGAGCGGTCAAGGAAGCATAGGAAATGTTATCAGTAAACTTAATATCCCGATCATTAACGCTTTCGGCGTGGATAGTAATAATGTTCACGCACCAAACGAATGGATAAACATAGATACAATTCCAAAGATATTTGAAATATACCGAAAAAGTTTGATAGAATTCAGTAAGATTTAG